The Triticum aestivum cultivar Chinese Spring chromosome 7B, IWGSC CS RefSeq v2.1, whole genome shotgun sequence genome window below encodes:
- the LOC123159702 gene encoding disease resistance protein RGA5, which translates to MEDAVDDFLVRVDEGSSSKPTSMKNRVKKFLKKTTKLFGKGKALHQICDAIEEVQDLAKELAELRKRYELDMFSSTNVATIDPRVLALQKDVGELVGLDHTRDELIKTLISEDGTSKKQLKKISIVGVGGLGKTTLTKAVFEKIKAQFDCAAFVPVGQNPDIRKNFKDLLYGLDKQKFKDIHNTTRDEKLLMEEISEFLVDKRYLIVIDDIWEEEIWRFINCALWKNKLHSRVITTTRNVSVSEACLSSSDDMIHKMKPLSDEDSRILFHRRIFQSEEKCSEDLRVVSTNILKKCGGVPLAIITIASLLVSGQRIKQKDEWMHVHNLMGRGVTQGGIVKDMKRILSLSYYDLPSHLKTCLLYLSIFPEDFEIVKDWLIWRWLAEGFIHCDKKETSLFEIGESYFNELMNRSLIQPANINEEGTVTTCRIHDMVLDLICSLASEENFISILDNAEWHAPNLQRKLRRLSLHNIKAKVQNHQFDSTSLSKVRTFAVFSPVTCDWLPSLSSFQFLRVLDLGNCDSRKSSSGITLKYVGNLIHLRYLGLKDADVCELPMDIGKLQLLQTLDIEGTRIEELPSTVVQLRNLICLCVNYTVRLPKGMGSLMSLEVLQQVGLSSSPHIVEELSHLTEVRTLSVDCANMDEDLIDILIKSLGNLHKLQNLCIVDGGRLNDRMGESWVPPPNLRSFDSWYPASSLWFSRLPKWVNSMSLPHLSTLVIYVEELQGDDIQIIGMLPALRFLRLRASRVMGTLVVRADAFPSAKCCMFRGFPTAPCLFPPGAMQRVQRLKFVVSASSIESGDVDCALGHLPSLEHLQVCLQRENSSDEEIETAKAWLRRAAEAHPKRPTIEIKHNYWELTL; encoded by the exons ACCAACGAGCATGAAGAATCGAGTCAAGAAGTTTCTCAAAAAGACCACCAAACTGTTTGGTAAGGGCAAAGCACTTCATCAAATCTGTGATGCCATTGAAGAAGTTCAAGATCTTGCCAAGGAGTTGGCTGAGCTGCGTAAAAGGTACGAGCTTGACATGTTTAGCTCTACCAACGTTGCTACCATTGACCCTCGTGTGTTAGCTCTGCAAAAAGATGTAGGGGAGCTTGTTGGACTTGACCACACAAGGGATGAGCTTATCAAAACACTTATTTCTGAGGATGGGACTTCTAAGAAGCAATTGAAGAAAATCTCTATTGTTGGTGTTGGTGGGCTGGGCAAGACAACCCTCACCAAAGCAGTTTTTGAGAAGATCAAAGCCCAATTTGATTGTGCAGCTTTTGTCCCAGTGGGTCAAAATCCAGATATCAGGAAAAATTTCAAAGACCTACTCTATGGCCTCGACAAACAGAAGTTCAAAGACATTCATAATACAACAAGGGATGAGAAACTACTCATGGAGGAAATCAGTGAATTCCTTGTGGATAAGAG GTACCTCATTGTAATTGATGACATATGGGAAGAAGAAATATGGAGATTTATAAATTGCGCTTTGTGGAAAAACAAACTCCATAGTCGGGTAATCACAACAACTCGCAATGTGAGTGTGTCTGAAGCATGTCTCTCTTCCAGTGATGACATGATTCACAAAATGAAACCTCTTTCTGATGAAGACTCGCGGATACTCTTCCATAGAAGAATATTTCAAAGCGAGGAGAAATGTTCGGAAGATTTGCGGGTAGTATCGACAAATATATTGAAGAAATGTGGTGGTGTACCATTAGCCATCATTACAATAGCTAGTCTCCTGGTTAGTGGCCAAAGGATAAAGCAAAAAGATGAATGGATGCATGTGCACAATTTGATGGGCCGTGGAGTTACACAGGGTGGTATTGTGAAGGACATGAAGAGGATATTATCACTCAGCTATTATGACTTGCCATCACATTTGAAGACATGTTTGTTATATCTAAGCATCTTTCCTGAAGACTTTGAGATTGTGAAAGATTGGTTGATATGGAGGTGGCTTGCCGAAGGTTTTATCCATTGTGACAAAAAAGAAACCAGCCTATTTGAAATCGGAGAGAGCTACTTCAACGAGCTTATGAACAGGAGCTTGATTCAGCCAGCAAATATCAACGAGGAAGGAACGGTAACAACTTGCCGTATACATGATATGGTGCTTGACCTTATATGCTCGTTGGCAAGCGAGGAGAATTTTATCTCTATATTGGATAATGCTGAGTGGCATGCACCTAATCTGCAAAGGAAACTTCGCAGGCTATCACTTCATAATATCAAGGCAAAGGTTCAGAACCATCAGTTTGATAGCACTAGCCTATCAAAAGTGAGGACCTTTGCTGTTTTTTCTCCCGTTACCTGTGATTGGTTGCCATCTCTCTCAAGCTTCCAATTTTTACGTGTGCTGGATCTTGGAAATTGTGACAGCCGTAAAAGTAGCTCTGGTATCACCCTCAAATATGTAGGAAATTTAATTCACCTAAGGTACCTAGGGCTCAAGGATGCAGATGTTTGCGAACTCCCAATGGACATAGGCAAGTTGCAGCTTTTACAGACACTGGACATAGAAGGAACTCGTATAGAAGAATTACCTTCAACTGTTGTACAGCTCAGAAATTTGATATGTCTATGTGTCAATTATACGGTGAGGCTGCCAAAAGGAATGGGGAGCTTGATGTCCCTTGAAGTGCTGCAACAAGTAGGCTTATCCTCATCTCCTCACATTGTGGAAGAGCTGAGTCATCTAACAGAGGTTAGGACACTCAGTGTTGACTGTGCTAACATGGACGAGGATCTGATTGATATATTAATCAAGTCTCTAGGCAACCTGCACAAATTGCAAAATCTGTGTATTGTTGATGGTGGCAGATTGAATGACCGCATGGGTGAGAGCTGGGTGCCCCCTCCAAACCTCCGTAGTTTTGATTCATGGTACCCCGCTTCTTCTTTGTGGTTCTCACGACTTCCAAAGTGGGTTAATTCAATGTCGCTTCCCCACCTCTCCACCCTGGTAATATATGTGGAAGAACTCCAAGGGGATGACATTCAGATCATTGGGATGTTGCCTGCTCTTCGGTTTCTGCGGCTGCGTGCAAGTCGCGTGATGGGAACGTTGGTTGTGAGGGCCGATGCATTCCCATCTGCGAAGTGCTGCATGTTCAGAGGGTTTCCGACGGCGCCATGCCTTTTTCCACCTGGAGCTATGCAAAGGGTCCAGCGCCTTAAGTTCGTGGTCTCTGCATCATCGATCGAAAGTGGTGACGTTGACTgcgccctggggcacctcccttcTCTCGAGCACCTTCAGGTTTGTCTGCAGCGTGAGAATTCCAGCGATGAAGAGATTGAGACAGCCAAGGCTTGGCTAAGGCGCGCAGCAGAAGCCCATCCAAAACGTCCCACCATTGAAATCAAGCATAACTATTGGGAGCTGACCTTGTAG